In Flavobacterium sp. N1736, the following are encoded in one genomic region:
- a CDS encoding sensor histidine kinase, whose protein sequence is MEKAKRFQVSLRVIWGSSVALAILASIPKLFDAFSTPSDIIINSSITLMFSIFIWYYNIYSLPKFTAQRTNKSLFNWKLLLSVIMGILVMVILVIAHQELFQVSKMDAPIMFELRGVLINLIVYMFLHLLFQNYQTQQIAVELERTQAVNLGAQYELLKQQVNPHFLFNSLNTLKSMVDIQDPQSSDFILKLSDFYRFTLESRKLDLISLREELQILDSYVYLLKARFEDGFVMLNQIDEKQYNSAIPPFTLQLLIENCIKHNVVSLDKPLQIKLYTEDDFLVVENPIQLKRGALSTGVGLDNINQRFSHLIHKEIEIDKTETIFKVKIPMIYDYRNN, encoded by the coding sequence ATGGAAAAAGCAAAACGCTTTCAGGTATCGCTGCGTGTTATATGGGGAAGCTCGGTAGCATTGGCAATTCTTGCTTCGATACCTAAATTATTCGACGCTTTTTCAACTCCGTCAGACATCATTATAAACTCATCGATTACCCTGATGTTTTCGATATTTATTTGGTATTACAACATTTACAGCCTGCCAAAATTTACGGCGCAGCGCACCAATAAAAGTTTATTTAACTGGAAATTACTTTTGAGTGTTATCATGGGAATCCTGGTAATGGTTATATTGGTAATCGCGCATCAGGAACTTTTTCAGGTATCAAAAATGGACGCACCTATTATGTTTGAATTACGAGGTGTTTTAATCAATTTAATCGTTTATATGTTTCTGCATTTGCTGTTTCAAAATTATCAGACACAACAAATTGCAGTAGAGTTAGAGCGAACACAAGCCGTAAATCTGGGCGCACAATACGAACTTTTGAAACAACAGGTAAATCCACATTTTTTATTCAACAGCCTCAATACATTAAAATCAATGGTTGATATTCAGGATCCGCAAAGTTCTGATTTCATACTGAAACTTTCTGATTTTTATCGTTTTACACTCGAAAGCAGAAAATTAGACTTAATTTCACTTCGCGAAGAACTTCAAATTTTAGATTCGTATGTTTATCTGCTAAAAGCTCGTTTTGAAGACGGATTTGTAATGTTAAACCAAATCGATGAAAAGCAATACAACTCAGCAATTCCGCCTTTTACATTACAATTATTAATAGAAAACTGCATCAAACACAATGTCGTTTCATTAGATAAACCTTTGCAGATTAAATTATATACTGAAGATGATTTCCTTGTAGTCGAAAATCCAATTCAGCTAAAAAGAGGCGCATTATCAACCGGAGTTGGTCTGGATAATATCAATCAGCGTTTTAGTCATTTAATTCACAAAGAAATTGAAATTGACAAAACCGAAACTATTTTTAAAGTAAAAATCCCCATGATTTATGACTATCGTAATAATTGA
- a CDS encoding LytR/AlgR family response regulator transcription factor, whose translation MTIVIIEDEVKTAKALGQLILSIRPDAQILSYIQSIDGAVSYLSENDQPDLIFMDIQLADGLCFEIFKSVTVLSPVIFCTAFDDYAIEAFKSNGIDYVLKPFSRESIAQAIKKAGELKNFFQRNKNAMPDFDYLLTRTGENKGKSSFLVFKNNKYQTVLTENIALFYIKNETPTILTFDKTEYQITQSLDEVHKLLSATQFFRINRQYLINFSAIREAEHYFSRKLIIKLTIPTEEKLLVGKEKATAFLSWLENR comes from the coding sequence ATGACTATCGTAATAATTGAAGATGAAGTAAAAACAGCCAAAGCGCTTGGTCAGCTTATATTGAGTATCAGACCGGATGCCCAAATTTTATCGTACATACAAAGTATTGACGGAGCGGTGAGTTATCTTTCAGAAAACGATCAGCCCGATCTTATTTTTATGGATATTCAGCTTGCCGACGGTTTGTGTTTTGAGATTTTTAAAAGTGTTACCGTTTTATCACCCGTAATATTTTGTACCGCTTTTGATGATTATGCGATTGAAGCCTTTAAATCAAACGGAATTGATTATGTACTGAAACCATTTTCAAGAGAAAGCATTGCGCAGGCGATTAAAAAGGCGGGAGAATTGAAGAATTTTTTCCAAAGAAATAAAAATGCAATGCCCGATTTTGATTATTTATTAACCAGAACCGGAGAAAATAAAGGGAAAAGCAGTTTTTTGGTTTTTAAAAACAACAAATACCAAACCGTTCTAACAGAGAATATTGCGTTGTTTTATATCAAAAATGAAACCCCAACTATATTGACTTTTGATAAAACAGAATATCAAATTACACAATCATTAGACGAAGTTCATAAACTATTGTCGGCAACTCAGTTTTTTAGAATCAACAGACAATATTTGATTAATTTTTCGGCAATAAGAGAAGCAGAACATTATTTTTCGCGTAAGCTCATTATTAAATTAACAATTCCTACCGAAGAAAAATTATTGGTAGGAAAAGAAAAAGCAACAGCTTTTTTAAGTTGGTTAGAAAACAGATAA
- a CDS encoding DoxX family protein yields the protein MNSKTTKIIYWTGVVLTSLWFGASGFFELTTNKIVWEITQQLGYPAHFIYILGVVKLAGVLTLLIPNKLLRLKEWVFTGIYFDIIFAFFSKLAVLNFAAATDAIIAFVMVSVTYFMFRKLYPATYVVA from the coding sequence ATGAATTCAAAAACAACAAAAATTATTTATTGGACTGGCGTAGTATTAACTTCTTTATGGTTTGGCGCAAGCGGATTTTTCGAACTTACAACCAATAAAATTGTCTGGGAAATAACGCAGCAACTTGGTTATCCGGCACATTTTATTTACATTCTTGGTGTTGTAAAACTTGCTGGCGTTCTCACTTTATTGATTCCGAATAAACTGCTTCGATTGAAAGAATGGGTATTTACGGGAATTTACTTTGACATCATTTTTGCTTTCTTTTCAAAATTAGCTGTATTAAATTTTGCTGCTGCAACTGATGCTATTATTGCTTTTGTAATGGTAAGTGTTACTTATTTTATGTTTAGAAAATTATATCCTGCAACGTATGTTGTGGCATAA
- a CDS encoding TlpA family protein disulfide reductase encodes MKKIKVFKIIVFLFLAFSLKSYSQQVKLLNIDQLQERIKNGKDSTYVVNFWATWCAPCIKELPHFEKLGSEYKSEKLAVLLVSVDFKSKLTSAVVPFVKRKGLRNQVFMLNESNPQEYIDRIDPSWSGSIPATLFIKNDKRKFIESELTYEQLLTEYKKL; translated from the coding sequence ATGAAAAAAATTAAAGTCTTTAAAATTATTGTTTTTCTGTTTCTGGCTTTCTCCTTAAAATCTTACAGCCAGCAAGTAAAATTGCTTAATATCGATCAGCTTCAGGAAAGAATCAAAAACGGAAAAGACAGTACATACGTTGTTAATTTTTGGGCAACCTGGTGTGCGCCATGTATTAAGGAATTACCGCATTTTGAAAAACTAGGCTCAGAATATAAATCAGAAAAACTAGCCGTATTATTAGTAAGCGTTGATTTTAAATCGAAACTAACATCTGCCGTTGTGCCGTTTGTGAAAAGAAAAGGTCTTAGAAATCAGGTATTTATGTTAAACGAAAGCAATCCGCAGGAATATATCGATCGTATTGATCCGTCGTGGTCAGGAAGTATTCCCGCCACATTATTCATCAAAAACGATAAAAGAAAATTTATAGAAAGCGAACTTACCTACGAACAATTATTAACCGAATATAAAAAACTATAA
- a CDS encoding thioredoxin family protein, giving the protein MKKFITLALIFSAFLSQAQAPTLKAGQTAPDFKLKNVDNKEISFESYPKAKGFIVVFTCNTCPYAKAYEQRIIDLDNKFKPQGYPVIAINPNDPEASKADTFDKMQDLAKEKKYAFPYLFDKGQIVTDQYGAKHTPHLFIVSKTAKGTVVEYTGAIDNDPEGTKDLRTKYVDDVITSLINNQKPAITETKEIGCTVKRKAKA; this is encoded by the coding sequence ATGAAAAAGTTTATCACACTTGCATTAATTTTTAGTGCCTTTCTTTCTCAGGCACAAGCTCCAACACTAAAAGCCGGACAAACTGCACCGGATTTTAAACTGAAAAATGTAGACAATAAAGAAATTTCTTTTGAAAGTTACCCAAAAGCAAAAGGTTTTATTGTGGTATTTACCTGCAATACATGCCCGTATGCAAAAGCTTATGAACAAAGAATTATCGATTTGGATAATAAATTCAAACCACAAGGATATCCCGTAATTGCTATTAATCCAAATGATCCTGAAGCTTCAAAAGCAGATACTTTTGACAAAATGCAGGATTTGGCGAAAGAGAAAAAATACGCATTCCCATATTTATTTGACAAAGGACAAATCGTTACAGATCAATATGGAGCAAAACACACGCCACATCTTTTTATAGTTTCAAAAACAGCAAAAGGAACTGTTGTAGAATATACAGGCGCTATCGATAACGATCCGGAAGGAACAAAAGACCTGAGAACAAAATATGTTGACGATGTAATTACATCATTAATAAACAATCAAAAACCGGCAATAACCGAAACAAAAGAAATTGGCTGTACAGTAAAAAGAAAAGCGAAAGCGTAA
- a CDS encoding DUF6934 family protein, translating to MNYPKYDFTSSTENITFEFISKGTNGNIGKAITYQCINEEIKIYNLCFGDNKGINKETGELNIDDIAVSNNGDLEKILATIASSAYIFSETYPDRLIFFKGSTPARTRLYRRAICKEFDYISKTFAIFGAININGKIINVPFNASDDFYGFYIKAKCNEEN from the coding sequence ATGAATTATCCCAAATACGACTTTACCTCCAGTACTGAAAATATTACATTTGAATTTATCAGTAAAGGAACTAATGGTAATATTGGAAAAGCCATTACCTATCAATGCATAAATGAAGAAATTAAAATATATAATCTTTGCTTTGGTGATAACAAAGGAATAAATAAGGAAACGGGAGAGTTAAATATTGATGATATAGCTGTAAGTAATAATGGTGATTTAGAAAAGATTCTGGCTACAATTGCCAGTTCTGCCTATATTTTTTCTGAAACTTATCCAGATCGTCTTATTTTTTTTAAAGGTAGTACTCCTGCAAGAACAAGATTATACAGAAGAGCGATTTGTAAGGAATTTGACTATATTTCAAAAACATTCGCTATATTTGGTGCAATAAATATCAATGGTAAAATTATCAATGTACCTTTTAATGCATCGGATGATTTTTATGGATTTTATATAAAAGCTAAATGCAATGAAGAAAACTAA
- a CDS encoding LuxR C-terminal-related transcriptional regulator, producing the protein MKNFLIADSENLHIIGLRHTLKKRVKTPNLKVVNSREELFKCLDKNNIDCLIIDPNNIFLFYDDDLKLIKINYPSCKIIILSYFKNKQTLDSFLKDNINGFISKDCEEQTIFDALYKIQNGERYLCPKTLNALMDVLVLPSEDSDQKLTIREFEILKQIAQGNNGKNIASDLFISIHTFRTHRKNIMKKTGRHTTSELILYALEKKIM; encoded by the coding sequence ATGAAAAATTTCCTTATAGCCGATTCCGAAAACCTACACATAATTGGATTGAGGCATACGCTTAAAAAACGGGTAAAAACACCCAATTTAAAAGTCGTAAATTCAAGAGAAGAATTATTTAAGTGTTTGGATAAGAATAATATAGATTGCCTGATTATTGACCCCAATAACATTTTTTTATTTTATGATGATGATTTAAAACTCATAAAAATAAATTATCCGTCCTGCAAGATCATTATTCTTTCTTATTTTAAAAACAAACAAACCCTCGACAGTTTTTTAAAAGATAATATAAATGGCTTTATATCAAAAGATTGCGAAGAACAAACCATTTTCGATGCCCTTTATAAAATTCAGAACGGTGAACGCTATTTATGTCCCAAAACCTTAAATGCACTTATGGATGTTTTAGTTTTACCATCTGAAGACAGCGATCAAAAACTGACTATTAGGGAATTCGAAATCCTGAAACAGATTGCTCAGGGAAACAATGGTAAAAATATTGCATCAGATCTTTTTATAAGCATTCATACCTTTAGAACGCACCGAAAAAACATCATGAAAAAAACGGGCAGACACACTACTTCTGAACTGATACTCTATGCTTTAGAGAAAAAAATAATGTAA